A genomic region of Zygotorulaspora mrakii chromosome 7, complete sequence contains the following coding sequences:
- the SRN2 gene encoding ESCRT-I subunit protein SRN2 (similar to Saccharomyces cerevisiae SRN2 (YLR119W); ancestral locus Anc_8.315), which yields MSETDLDLTNMADQDKDKRTANVPLPEKIHLLSLRELQELITDHCNELMLYVGRFHPQNKIREELVKLKHQLEELHEKFKLLEDERSRTQGELEACRVLESQYVMQYQDLEQKIKKSYSNEELKSQLEIEIRHLYDDSNRLELEAKYDANIDQFVKNYMTVRTEYHIQRKKMSSWNAQGELKI from the coding sequence ATGAGTGAGACGGATCTAGACTTAACTAATATGGCTGATCAGGATAAGGATAAAAGAACAGCAAACGTTCCGCTTCCGGAGAAGATCCATTTACTATCCTTACGAGAGCTCCAAGAGTTAATCACGGATCATTGCAATGAATTGATGTTATACGTTGGTAGATTCCATCcacaaaacaaaatacgAGAGGAGCTCGTTAAGTTGAAGCACCAGTTGGAGGAGCTGCAtgagaaattcaaattattaGAGGACGAAAGAAGCAGAACTCAAGGGGAACTTGAAGCCTGTCGAGTGCTAGAGTCACAATATGTCATGCAATATCAAGACTTGGAAcagaagatcaaaaaaagttaCAGCAacgaagaattgaaatcacaattggaaattgaaattaGGCATCTCTATGATGACAGTAATAGATTGGAACTAGAAGCCAAATACGATGCGAATattgatcaatttgttAAAAATTACATGACTGTTAGAACCGAATATCATATCCAGCGGAAAAAAATGTCTAGCTGGAATGCACAAGGAGAATTAAAAATCTAA
- the TML25 gene encoding palmitoyl-(protein) hydrolase (similar to Saccharomyces cerevisiae YLR118C; ancestral locus Anc_8.314), with amino-acid sequence MSAVRIAAKVLPANTGIVILHGLGDTANGFPRTIANYLRGIPAFEQTSFILPDAPISPVSLNNGYKMPSWFDIYELSAHPSRVDADGFMKSLGVIEKCVQEHIDAGIKPENIVVCGFSQGAALSLSSAATLPVKIGAFAAFSGFVTIPNQLRQIKKDHNLDTPIFHGHGDSDPVVPLEGGFIAKDFYQNDCGFKNIQFEVYKGMDHSVCPEEMDQFVKFLKRALKMK; translated from the coding sequence ATGAGCGCAGTAAGAATTGCTGCCAAGGTGTTACCAGCTAATACCGGAATTGTTATTTTACATGGCTTGGGAGACACGGCTAATGGATTCCCTCGTACTATCGCCAATTACTTACGCGGTATTCCGGCTTTTGAGCAAACAAGTTTCATATTACCTGATGCACCAATATCTCCTGTGAGTCTTAATAATGGGTACAAAATGCCAAGTTGGTTTGATATTTACGAGCTCAGCGCTCATCCCTCCAGGGTGGACGCTGACGGTTTTATGAAATCGTTAGGagttattgaaaaatgtgtCCAAGAACATATAGATGCTGGAATTAAACCAGAAAACATTGTCGTATGCGGGTTTTCCCAAGGTGCAGCCCTGTCATTGAGCTCAGCCGCTACTTTGCCCGTCAAGATTGGAGCGTTTGCCGCGTTTTCTGGCTTTGTTACGATTCCTAACCAATTAAGGCAAATAAAGAAAGACCACAATTTAGATACTCCCATATTCCACGGTCACGGTGATTCAGACCCTGTAGTGCCGCTAGAGGGCGGATTTATAGCCAAAGACTTCTATCAAAACGATTGTGGTTTCAAGaatattcaatttgagGTATACAAGGGAATGGACCATTCTGTTTGTCCCGAGGAGATGGACCAATTTGTGAAGTTTCTTAAAAGGGCTCTCAAAATGAAGTAA